One Mycolicibacterium rufum genomic window, GAGCCGATCCCCCTGTCGAGTGGTGGCGAGATAGTAGCGCGAGCAGGTCATAGGCTATGAGCCCCGGGGCAGCTCCGCAATTGCAGCAAACGAAACTTACCGTGTCGACGTTTCCTTTTGGAAGTTACCGTGCCCTACCCCAGCTGTCAGCGGTTTGGGTAGATCGGCGTGCAAGGCACAAGTTTCTGCCAGGCCGCTCACAGCTTCTCCCCCGACGCGGCCCTGATATTGACAGCTACGTAATATCTCTACCTGCGGCTAGGTTAGCTGACCGCCCGATTTCCGGGAGCAAATCGACATCCCGCATTTTCCGGGGCGTTCCGCCACGGCCTCCGGCCAGCAACATGAACCGGAGGTTCTGTCAACCGCATAGCCTCGAGGCGGTGCGATGGATCGTCGATGCGATGAACGTGATCGGCACGCGGCCCGACGGGTGGTGGCGCGACCGGCATCGCGCGATGGTGGCTCTGGTCGACCGCCTCGAGCAGTGGGCGCTGGCCGACCAGGCGGACGTCACGGTCGTCTTCGAACAGCCGCCGGATCCGATGATCACGTCCGAGGTCGTCACTGTCGCCCACGCTCCGGCCGCGGCGGCGGACTCCGCCGACGACGAGATCGTCCGACTGATCGACGCGCGGTCGCAGCCCGGGGAGGTCGTGGTCGCCACCTCCGACCGGAAGCTGGCCGCACGGGTCGCCGCGGCCGGGGCGACGGTGTTCCCTGCCGAACGTCTGCGCGACCTCATCGACCCGCGCTGAGGTCTCCGTCGAGGAGGCCCAGGGTGCGGTAGGCC contains:
- a CDS encoding NYN domain-containing protein, which produces MRWIVDAMNVIGTRPDGWWRDRHRAMVALVDRLEQWALADQADVTVVFEQPPDPMITSEVVTVAHAPAAAADSADDEIVRLIDARSQPGEVVVATSDRKLAARVAAAGATVFPAERLRDLIDPR